The Henckelia pumila isolate YLH828 chromosome 2, ASM3356847v2, whole genome shotgun sequence genome includes a window with the following:
- the LOC140880895 gene encoding ATP-dependent DNA helicase Q-like 4A, whose product MKEIHTRGGNSNGDKKSGNKPLKINWDEHANAHYDFSRQDKLLSANFLFCLPTQKPQIGEAMDARSMVCQVQDFSVQNVQVEKAWKVLSGLQLNSRNYIKPGKTLPLSERTDVTSRRATQQLSLDSKSKFSGTVRMHQSISESHAQTSKVDEDRQAVMQSGSYSTSDRFQAQTINGVACKSAAYTRATVGSKSIYSEGIVDDHVLENIDVDQIVMNHFQSSSTPQPTISKLPPFTPAVLEEKNLPPELCLNCSHNIKLGLCTEASNHLQEMKDSLINISNDLIDNIDEMSSEKVEKLRLQRQQLNKQIQQLEKYLRSTSVNEERMLPNFSAFTATNMAFQYETPSTVPFRIDPKRLDSEFQVNNEPDGIDRWGSSFSYSTDRVGISAASVGREPYVPKYVEVNYIEGSTDKKWSSRDFSWTRELEANNKRVFGNHSFRPNQREVINATMSGYDVFVLMPTGGGKSLTYQLPALICPGITLVISPLVSLIQDQIMHLLQANIPAAYLNANMDWSEQQEILRELNSDYCKYKLLYVTPEKVAKSDVLLRHLESLHARDSLARIVIDEAHCVSQWGHDFRPDYQCLGILKQKFPSIPVLALTATATISVKEDVVQALGLVNCIVFRQSFNRPNLRYSVVPKTKKCVEDIDKFIKENHFDECGIIYCLSRMDCEKVAEKLQEYGHKAAFYHGSMDTDQRAMTQRQWSKDEINIICATVAFGMGINKPDVRFVIHHSLPKSIEGYHQECGRAGRDGQPSSCVLYYSYSDYIRVKHMITQGVVEQTPFAPGYKRASTASSGRLLETNTENLLRMVSYSENNADCRRLLQLIHFGEKFDSLNCQKTCDNCSKNLSCVEKDVTEVAKQLVELVKATGQNFSSAYILEVYRGSLNQFVKKHRHETLSLHGAGKHLAKDEASRVLRHLVIEDILMEDVKKSDLYGSVSSLLKVNESRVYNLFAGGQMIKLRFPSSFKPLKSGRSEATPAKGNLPSGKQSPPPVDIPAEPHSEVDLNLSAKLYSALRMLRTVLVKEAGEGVMAYHIFGNATLQHISKRIPRSKDELLEINGIGKAKITKYGDRVLETIEATIRDFYKDKNSSSSNDSTDSKRRRQAARVSNTNSNDDDFLVESTGRSKKRLVKKVDKSLATNLNNNLECGYRYEDIDFDDSLFEVEVGEIDQNSGGRVLPSWPTT is encoded by the exons GTCCATGGTTTGTCAAGTTCAGGATTTTAGTGTGCAAAATGTGCAAGTTGAAAAG GCTTGGAAGGTACTTTCCGGCCTACAGTTGAATTCCAGAAACTACATAAAACCTGGAAAAACTCTTCCTTTATCCGAACGTACCGATGTCACCTCAAGGAGGGCTACCCAGCAATTGTCACTTGACTCGAAAAGCAAGTTTTCTGGTACTGTACGAATGCATCAAAGCATAAGTGAATCCCATGCCCAAACCAGCAAGGTTGATGAAGACAGACAGGCTGTGATGCAGAGTGGTTCATACTCAACGAGTGATAGATTTCAAGCGCAGACCATCAATGGAGTTGCCTGTAAATCTGCTGCTTATACAAGAGCAACAGTTGGGTCCAAGTCAATATATTCCGAAGGCATCGTTGATGATCATGTACTTGAG AATATTGATGTGGACCAAATAGTTATGAATCATTTTCAGTCAAGTTCGACTCCTCAGCCAACAATTTCGAAACTTCCTCCATTTACTCCTGCTGTACTTGAGGAAAAAAATTTACCACCTGAGCTGTGCTTGAATTGCAGCCACAATATCAAG CTAGGACTTTGTACCGAAGCTTCAAACCACCTACAAGAAATGAAGGATTCTCTGATTAACATATCAAATGATCTAATAGACAATATTGATGAGATGAGTTCGGAGAAGGTGGAGAAGCTTCGTCTACAAAG GCAGCAGCTTAATAAACAAATTCAGCAGCTCGAGAAATATCTACGCTCTACATCAGTTAATGAGGAGAGAATGCTGCCAAACTTTTCTGCATTTACAGCAACCAATATGGCTTTCCAGTATGAAACCCCTTCAACAGTTCCGTTCAGAATTGACCCCAAGAGGCTTGATTCAGAGTTTCAAGTAAATAACGAGCCAGATGGAATTGATAGATGGGGTTCGTCATTTTCTTATTCGACGGACAGAGTTGGGATTTCAGCAGCCTCGGTGGGGAGAGAGCCATATGTCCCTAAGTATGTTGAAGTAAACTACATTGAGGGTTCAACTGACAAAAAGTGGAGTAGTCGGGATTTTTCTTGGACAAGGGAACTAGAG GCCAACAACAAAAGAGTGTTTGGAAATCACTCCTTCCGTCCCAACCAGAGAGAGGTGATCAATGCTACAATGAGTGGATATGATGTATTTGTTTTAATGCCAACTGGAGGAGGAAAAAGCCTAACTTATCAG CTCCCAGCTCTCATTTGTCCAGGGATAACTTTGGTCATTTCACCCCTTGTTTCTCTCATTCAAGATCAAATAATGCACCTGCTACAG GCAAATATACCTGCAGCTTATCTAAATGCCAACATGGATTGGTCTGAGCAGCAGGAGATTCTCAGAGAACTTAATTCGGATTACTGCAAGTACAAGCTGTTGTATGTCACCCCAGAGAAAGTGGCCAA AAGTGATGTCCTGCTGCGCCACTTAGAAAGCCTTCATGCTCGTGATTCTCTTGCTCGGATTGTCATCGATGAAGCTCATTGTGTTAGCCAGTGGGGACATGATTTTAGACCCGATTACCAG TGTCTCGGCATACTGAAACAGAAATTTCCATCTATACCTGTGCTTGCCTTGACTGCTACCGCCACAATCAGTGTGAAAGAAGATGTTGTGCAGGCTCTTGGTTTAGTTAATTGCATTGTTTTCCGGCAAAGTTTTAACCGCCCAAACTTGCG ATATTCGGTTGTTCCTAAGACAAAGAAGTGTGTGGAAGATATCGACAAGTTTATCAAGGAGAACCATTTTGATGAATGTGGGATCATTTATTGTCTCTCGAGAATGGATTGTGAAAAAGTTGCTGAAAAGTTACAG GAATATGGACATAAAGCGGCTTTTTACCATGGCTCCATGGACACAGATCAGCGTGCTATGACACAGAGACAGTGGAGCAAGGATGAGATTAACATAATATGTGCAACAGTTGCATTTGGGATGG GTATCAATAAACCTGATGTCCGGTTTGTCATTCACCATTCCCTTCCGAAATCTATTGAAGGCTACCACCAG GAGTGTGGTCGTGCCGGAAGAGATGGCCAGCCTTCATCTTGTGTGTTATACTACAGCTATAGTGATTAT ATTCGGGTGAAGCATATGATTACTCAAGGCGTGGTAGAGCAAACTCCCTTTGCACCAGGATATAAACGTGCAAGTACAGCGTCATCAGGGAGGTTATTGGAGACAAACACAGAGAATCTCCTGCGAATG GTTAGCTATTCCGAGAATAATGCTGATTGTCGGCGTCTCCTACAGCTCATTCACTTTGGAGAAAAATTTGATTCTTTAAACTGCCAGAAAACTTGTGATAATTGTTCCAAAAATTTAAGCTGCGTTGAGAAAGATGTCACAGAGGTTGCCAAGCAGCTG GTTGAATTGGTTAAGGCAACAGGACAAAATTTTTCATCGGCCTATATCTTGGAGGTCTACAGAGGTTCCTTAAACCAGTTT GTTAAGAAACACAGACATGAAACTCTGAGCCTGCATGGAGCCGGAAAACATTTGGCCAAGGATGAAGCGTCCCGTGTGTTGCGTCATCTTGTGATCGAGGATATTCTGATGGAGGATGTGAAGAAAAGTGATTTATACGGATCTGTATCATCACTATTAAAG GTTAATGAATCCAGGGTTTACAATCTCTTTGCTGGTGGTCAGATGATTAAACTAAG ATTCCCATCTTCTTTTAAACCATTGAAATCAGGTCGATCTGAGGCCACTCCTGCGAAAGGAAATTTGCCATCAGGAAAACAAAGTCCTCCACCAGTAGATATTCCTGCCGAGCCCCACTCTGAAGTTGATTTG AACCTTTCAGCCAAATTATATTCTGCATTGCGAATGCTGAGAACAGTCCTAGTCAAGGAAGCTGGAGAAGGGGTCATGGCATATCACATTTTTGG AAACGCTACGCTGCAGCATATCAGTAAAAGGATTCCAAGAAGCAAAGACGAACTCTTGGAGATTAATGGCATTGGCAA AGCAAAAATAACCAAATATGGTGATCGTGTACTGGAAACCATAGAAGCTACCATAAGGGATTTTTACAAGGACAAAAACAGCAGCAGCAGCAATGATAGCACAGATTCAAAGAGGAGAAGGCAGGCCGCTAGAGTTTCAAATACAAATTCAAACGACGATGATTTCTTAGTCGAAAGCACCGGAAGGTCCAAGAAAAGGTTGGTGAAAAAGGTGGATAAGAGTCTGGCTACAAATCTGAACAACAATCTCGAGTGTGGATACCGATACGaagatattgattttgatgatagtTTGTTCGAAGTTGAAGTTGGTGAGATTGATCAGAATAGCGGTGGAAGAGTTCTACCTTCATGGCCAACGACTTGA